Proteins from one Streptosporangium becharense genomic window:
- a CDS encoding ester cyclase: MGADVTDRLVDAINAHDLEAVVRCYSPGAVNVTPEIQAENPEQIASYLEQAWEGFPDLRVEVLEKICAGDVVVLQAVVTGTHTGPYLICGGEMLEGSGRRTAVRCCLIIAVEDDLIVSHSVYFDQLEAYSQLGVRFLPPAEPPA, translated from the coding sequence GTGGGGGCCGACGTCACGGACCGGCTGGTCGACGCGATCAACGCCCACGACCTGGAGGCCGTGGTGCGGTGCTACAGCCCCGGAGCGGTCAACGTGACGCCGGAGATCCAGGCGGAGAACCCGGAGCAGATTGCCTCGTATCTCGAACAGGCATGGGAAGGCTTCCCGGACCTGCGCGTGGAGGTCCTGGAGAAGATCTGCGCCGGTGACGTCGTGGTGCTCCAGGCCGTGGTCACGGGCACCCACACCGGGCCCTACCTGATATGCGGGGGCGAGATGCTGGAGGGAAGCGGCCGGCGCACGGCCGTACGGTGCTGCTTGATCATCGCCGTGGAGGACGACCTCATCGTCAGCCACTCCGTCTACTTCGACCAACTGGAGGCGTACAGCCAGCTCGGCGTCCGCTTCCTCCCCCCGGCCGAACCGCCCGCCTAG
- a CDS encoding MiAMP1 family antimicrobial peptide (Members of this family of antimicrobial peptides occur in plants, but also in bacterial genera such as Microbispora, Herbidospora, and Streptomyces.), with translation MKRIFLVPALTAGIFALTTGAAYASQYIAYEGPGFTGRSVLIDACGPSNIPYHGSYKWYGDGQSGRMYNQPNAHGVMHFRLPSNNNAEQRTPVGWQSIFIEC, from the coding sequence ATGAAGAGAATCTTCCTCGTCCCCGCCCTGACGGCCGGGATCTTCGCGCTCACCACCGGTGCCGCCTACGCCTCGCAGTACATCGCCTACGAGGGCCCCGGCTTCACCGGCCGGTCCGTCCTCATCGACGCGTGCGGGCCGTCCAACATCCCCTACCACGGGTCCTACAAGTGGTACGGCGACGGCCAGTCCGGACGCATGTACAACCAGCCCAACGCGCACGGTGTGATGCACTTCCGGCTCCCCTCCAACAACAACGCCGAGCAGCGGACCCCCGTCGGCTGGCAGAGCATCTTCATCGAGTGCTGA
- a CDS encoding DUF6194 family protein produces MDNSDAVVGVPEKTGIPSPAGPLRMTEDDIIRFVTGLPGVVAVTASEGDGSPEVAWGDTFFSYDPEGDLPADRRFPFATIVTKDYAGFDTASNLDRPGVFRLNIAVGRTEFQELVGYPPAAHADHHTRFDYSATDRLMPHPVYAVQAWVSIVNPGEATAAQAQSLLTRAHARAARRHRPHRADRTPHPEKAADDQLM; encoded by the coding sequence ATGGATAACTCTGACGCCGTCGTCGGCGTGCCTGAGAAGACCGGCATCCCCTCACCGGCCGGGCCCCTCCGGATGACGGAGGATGACATCATCCGATTCGTGACCGGCCTGCCCGGTGTCGTCGCGGTCACGGCGAGCGAAGGCGACGGATCGCCCGAGGTGGCGTGGGGTGACACGTTCTTCTCCTACGACCCGGAGGGCGACCTGCCCGCCGACCGCCGGTTCCCGTTCGCCACGATCGTCACCAAGGACTACGCGGGGTTCGACACCGCCTCGAACCTCGACCGCCCCGGCGTGTTCAGACTGAACATCGCCGTCGGCCGCACCGAGTTCCAGGAGCTCGTCGGCTACCCGCCCGCCGCGCACGCCGACCACCACACGCGTTTCGACTACAGCGCCACAGACCGGCTCATGCCACATCCGGTGTACGCCGTCCAGGCATGGGTCTCGATTGTGAACCCGGGCGAGGCCACGGCCGCGCAGGCGCAGTCCCTCCTCACCCGCGCGCACGCCCGCGCCGCCCGTCGCCATCGGCCGCACCGCGCCGACCGCACGCCGCACCCGGAGAAGGCGGCCGATGATCAGCTTATGTAA
- a CDS encoding alpha/beta fold hydrolase has product MAESTTHTLEVPGCVVRYDVRQAEASTAPTLLMIGSPMEAGGFASLAERFRDRTVVTYDPRGVGRSRRTDGAGESTPDQHADDLHRLIDALGGGPVDIFASSGGAVNALALVARHPESGQVRTLVAHEPPAIQVLPDRERALAAVADIRRTYERDGFGPAMVKFIAITSLRGEVPADFADRPVQDPGAFGLPAEDDGSRDDALFGQNLTTCTHYEHDFDALRGASTRIVIGVGAESEETMAYRAGVAVAERLGVKPVIFPSHHGGFLDGEFGVKGDPDAFAVTLRQVLAE; this is encoded by the coding sequence ATGGCCGAGTCCACAACCCACACCCTTGAGGTGCCCGGCTGCGTCGTCCGCTACGACGTACGGCAGGCCGAGGCGAGCACCGCGCCGACCCTGCTGATGATCGGATCGCCGATGGAGGCCGGCGGGTTCGCCTCCCTGGCCGAGCGCTTCCGGGACCGTACGGTGGTGACCTACGACCCGCGCGGGGTGGGGCGGAGCAGGCGGACCGACGGGGCCGGCGAGTCGACCCCCGACCAGCATGCGGACGACCTGCACCGGCTGATCGACGCTCTCGGCGGCGGTCCGGTGGACATCTTCGCCAGCAGCGGTGGCGCCGTCAACGCGCTGGCGCTGGTGGCCCGGCATCCGGAATCGGGGCAGGTGCGCACGCTCGTGGCGCACGAGCCGCCGGCCATCCAGGTTCTGCCGGACCGGGAGCGGGCTCTGGCCGCGGTGGCCGACATCCGCCGCACGTACGAGCGGGACGGCTTCGGACCGGCGATGGTGAAATTCATCGCGATCACCAGCCTGCGCGGAGAGGTTCCGGCCGACTTCGCCGATCGGCCCGTTCAGGACCCGGGGGCCTTCGGACTGCCGGCGGAGGACGACGGCTCCCGTGACGACGCGCTGTTCGGTCAGAACCTCACGACCTGCACGCATTACGAACACGACTTCGACGCGCTGCGTGGCGCGTCGACCCGGATCGTCATCGGGGTCGGAGCCGAGTCGGAGGAGACGATGGCCTACCGCGCAGGTGTGGCGGTCGCCGAACGGCTCGGTGTGAAACCGGTGATCTTCCCCAGCCACCACGGTGGTTTCCTCGACGGCGAGTTCGGCGTGAAGGGAGACCCGGACGCCTTCGCCGTCACGTTGCGCCAGGTCCTGGCCGAGTAG
- a CDS encoding EamA family transporter yields the protein MSAPSSLPTTLPSAAAVPQAGVRTAFSPGAGAVASPGTGAASSPGERTAASPEGRTRRSPLAGIATMIASGTANQVGAAAGAHAFPTIGPAGVVAVRQFVAAAVLFPIARPPLRRFTWAQWWPTLLLGTVFAAMNLCLYVAIERIGLGLAVTLEFLGPLAVALAGSRGRRDLLCALGAGIGVYVLVLPGPSSDYVGLGLALAAAGCWASYILLNRLVGTRLPGLQAPATAALVAALANVPVAAALLAQGRFTGAALLYAGLAGLLSSVVPYAADLVVLRHVSARFFGVFMSVNPVLAALCGTLLLGQALAPNEWLGIAVIVVVNAVAVAAKE from the coding sequence ATGAGTGCTCCCTCCTCCCTCCCGACGACCCTCCCGTCGGCCGCCGCCGTCCCGCAGGCCGGCGTGCGGACGGCCTTCTCCCCCGGCGCCGGGGCGGTCGCCTCCCCAGGCACGGGAGCGGCCTCCTCCCCCGGCGAGAGGACGGCCGCCTCTCCAGAAGGGCGGACGCGCCGCTCCCCGCTGGCCGGGATCGCGACGATGATCGCCAGCGGGACCGCGAACCAGGTCGGCGCGGCGGCCGGAGCACACGCCTTCCCCACGATCGGCCCCGCGGGTGTGGTCGCGGTCCGGCAGTTCGTCGCCGCCGCGGTCCTGTTCCCGATCGCCCGGCCGCCGCTGCGCCGCTTCACCTGGGCCCAGTGGTGGCCCACCCTGCTGCTGGGGACGGTCTTCGCCGCGATGAACCTGTGCCTGTACGTCGCGATCGAACGCATCGGCCTGGGCCTGGCGGTGACCCTGGAGTTCCTGGGTCCCCTGGCCGTCGCCCTCGCCGGCTCCCGGGGCAGGCGCGACCTGCTGTGCGCGCTCGGCGCGGGCATCGGGGTGTACGTCCTGGTCCTGCCCGGTCCCTCCAGTGACTACGTCGGCTTGGGACTGGCGCTGGCCGCCGCCGGATGCTGGGCGTCCTACATCCTGCTCAACCGGCTGGTGGGCACCCGCCTCCCCGGCCTGCAGGCGCCGGCCACCGCCGCGCTGGTCGCGGCCCTGGCCAATGTTCCCGTCGCCGCGGCGCTCCTCGCACAGGGCCGCTTCACCGGCGCCGCGCTGCTGTACGCGGGCCTGGCCGGTCTCCTCAGCTCCGTGGTCCCCTACGCCGCCGACCTCGTCGTCCTGCGTCACGTGTCCGCGCGCTTCTTCGGGGTGTTCATGAGCGTCAACCCGGTCCTGGCCGCCCTCTGCGGCACGCTCCTCCTCGGCCAGGCGCTCGCCCCGAACGAATGGCTTGGCATCGCGGTCATCGTCGTCGTCAATGCCGTCGCCGTCGCCGCGAAAGAATGA
- a CDS encoding cyclase family protein has product MTAGRPMPTQDDVLGYFDTLSNWGRWGDDDELGTLNHITDDVRLAAARAVRHGRSVSCAWEVAVPEDMERSTTTCPCAADMPGAEDMPVPGFHNDRRWGFSSERLGVTFHGNTLTHVDSPCHIFWDGMMYNGRSHSLVDAATGSAWASVTAAANGIITRGVLLDIASVRDVPWLEPGQGVFPDDLEEAERRQGVRVRSGDAVLLRTGYGRVRHETGAVSGFTQAGWHASCLPWLHEREVALIGADTPQDVQPSGYEGVLMPVHAVSLVAMGLWMLDNCDLEACATTAAELGQWDFHLAVAPVRFAGTSGSPVNPIATF; this is encoded by the coding sequence ATGACGGCAGGGCGACCGATGCCCACACAGGACGACGTGCTCGGGTACTTCGACACGCTGTCGAACTGGGGACGATGGGGCGACGACGACGAGCTCGGCACTCTGAACCACATCACCGACGACGTCCGGCTGGCGGCGGCGCGGGCCGTGCGCCACGGCAGGAGCGTGTCGTGCGCATGGGAGGTCGCCGTACCGGAGGACATGGAGCGGTCGACGACGACCTGCCCGTGCGCCGCCGACATGCCGGGTGCCGAGGACATGCCGGTGCCCGGATTCCACAACGACCGGCGCTGGGGCTTCTCGTCCGAGCGGCTCGGCGTCACGTTCCACGGCAACACCCTCACCCACGTCGACTCGCCGTGCCACATCTTCTGGGACGGCATGATGTACAACGGGCGGTCGCACTCGCTGGTCGACGCCGCGACGGGATCGGCGTGGGCGTCCGTCACGGCGGCGGCGAACGGGATCATCACGCGTGGTGTCCTGTTGGACATCGCGAGCGTGCGGGATGTGCCGTGGTTGGAGCCGGGGCAGGGGGTGTTTCCCGACGATCTCGAGGAGGCCGAGCGTCGCCAGGGTGTGCGGGTGCGATCCGGCGACGCGGTACTCCTGCGGACCGGCTATGGCCGCGTCCGGCACGAGACCGGTGCGGTCAGCGGTTTCACGCAGGCCGGCTGGCACGCGTCCTGCCTGCCGTGGCTGCATGAACGGGAGGTCGCGCTGATCGGCGCTGACACCCCCCAGGACGTTCAGCCATCGGGGTACGAAGGCGTGTTGATGCCGGTTCACGCCGTGAGCCTCGTCGCCATGGGTCTGTGGATGCTCGACAACTGCGACCTGGAGGCGTGCGCGACGACGGCTGCCGAGCTCGGCCAGTGGGACTTCCACCTCGCGGTCGCGCCGGTCCGCTTCGCCGGTACGTCCGGTAGCCCGGTCAATCCGATCGCCACGTTCTGA
- a CDS encoding GNAT family N-acetyltransferase: MEIRDFTDDDWDRVWPIVRDVVRARETFTYDPDMTSTQARRTWVVAPPGRTVVAVDGDRLLGTAHMQTNRPGPGSHVSTASFMVAADARGRGVGTALCAFALDWARERGYAGMQFNAVAESNTTAVRLYEKLGFTVVGTVPGAFAHPTLGRVGLHVMYCAF, translated from the coding sequence ATGGAGATCAGGGATTTCACCGACGACGACTGGGATCGGGTGTGGCCGATCGTGCGCGACGTCGTACGGGCCCGGGAGACCTTCACCTACGACCCGGACATGACCTCCACGCAGGCGCGCCGGACGTGGGTGGTCGCGCCGCCGGGACGCACGGTCGTCGCGGTCGACGGCGACCGGCTCCTCGGCACCGCGCACATGCAGACCAACCGTCCGGGGCCGGGGTCGCACGTGTCCACCGCGAGTTTCATGGTCGCCGCGGACGCCAGGGGCCGGGGAGTGGGCACCGCGCTGTGCGCTTTCGCCCTGGACTGGGCCCGGGAACGCGGGTACGCGGGGATGCAGTTCAACGCCGTGGCCGAGTCCAACACGACGGCGGTACGGCTGTACGAGAAGCTGGGGTTCACCGTCGTCGGCACGGTCCCGGGGGCTTTCGCGCATCCCACACTGGGCCGGGTGGGCCTGCACGTCATGTACTGCGCTTTCTGA
- a CDS encoding HAD family hydrolase, with amino-acid sequence MTDVVFFDLDGTLVDHRSAVMETIGQIVRAAPNATAPPEELVTLWWTLEARHMREYLTGQCSFAEHHRRRLRSFLPMLGEPVPESPDLLDAWIAERYLTVFEEYWQCYPDVQPCLESLKRLPRGPRLAVLTNGDPGQQRAKLARFGLLEYFEAVLTPTELGAAKPAAYAAACRWMRTDPARAVNVGDMLESDVNEAALAGLTGIWLDRGIDFVTGGPSPTADETVLRIERLTDLPGHLSRTNA; translated from the coding sequence GTGACGGATGTGGTTTTCTTCGATCTGGACGGCACCCTGGTCGATCATCGAAGCGCGGTCATGGAAACGATCGGTCAGATCGTCCGGGCCGCGCCGAACGCGACGGCTCCACCGGAGGAGCTGGTGACGCTGTGGTGGACGCTGGAGGCACGCCACATGCGGGAATACCTGACCGGTCAGTGCTCCTTCGCCGAGCACCACCGACGCAGGCTCCGTTCCTTCCTGCCGATGCTCGGCGAGCCGGTTCCGGAAAGTCCCGATCTTCTGGACGCCTGGATCGCCGAGCGCTACCTCACCGTGTTCGAGGAGTACTGGCAGTGCTATCCCGACGTCCAGCCATGTCTTGAGAGCCTGAAACGGCTTCCCCGAGGACCGCGTCTGGCTGTCCTCACCAACGGGGACCCAGGGCAGCAGCGCGCCAAGCTCGCCCGCTTCGGCCTCCTCGAATACTTCGAAGCCGTCCTGACCCCGACCGAGCTCGGCGCGGCCAAGCCCGCCGCCTACGCCGCCGCCTGCCGGTGGATGCGGACGGACCCCGCGCGGGCGGTCAACGTGGGCGACATGCTGGAGAGCGACGTGAACGAGGCCGCCCTCGCCGGGCTCACCGGCATCTGGCTGGACCGCGGTATCGACTTCGTCACCGGCGGGCCGTCGCCGACGGCGGACGAGACGGTGCTCCGCATCGAACGGCTGACCGACCTCCCCGGCCACCTGTCACGCACGAACGCCTGA
- a CDS encoding PhzF family phenazine biosynthesis protein: protein MNEDGAFGNPALVILEPPGTSVTAEQRRELAVRLGVPATVFVRDAERGIVGIYGSYDQEIRFGGHPLLATVEVLHRLGTEVRELTPAAGPVACRREANGTVWLRAPAAWSKPWRFYEMDSPAAIDALTGLPAGEDFTQVWAWMDQQAGRVRARLWAPRIGKGEDEACGSASMLLTLRLGRPLEVVHGQHGSIILTNPVDDVEVELGGRCTVVEAGAEIRRQVDDLYRIS, encoded by the coding sequence GTGAACGAGGACGGCGCCTTCGGGAATCCGGCGCTGGTGATCCTCGAACCGCCGGGCACATCGGTGACGGCGGAGCAGCGGCGCGAGCTCGCCGTACGCCTGGGCGTCCCGGCAACGGTCTTCGTCCGTGACGCCGAGCGCGGGATCGTCGGCATCTACGGCTCCTACGATCAGGAGATCCGGTTCGGCGGGCACCCGTTGCTGGCCACGGTGGAGGTCCTGCACCGGCTGGGCACCGAGGTCAGGGAGCTCACGCCTGCGGCGGGACCGGTCGCCTGCCGCCGCGAGGCGAACGGAACGGTGTGGCTCAGGGCCCCGGCAGCCTGGTCGAAGCCCTGGCGCTTCTACGAGATGGACAGCCCGGCCGCGATCGACGCGCTGACCGGGCTTCCCGCCGGGGAGGACTTCACCCAGGTATGGGCGTGGATGGACCAGCAGGCTGGGCGGGTGCGAGCGCGGTTGTGGGCGCCGCGCATCGGCAAGGGCGAGGACGAGGCATGCGGGAGCGCCTCGATGTTGCTGACGCTCAGGCTCGGCCGTCCGCTGGAGGTCGTGCACGGGCAACACGGTTCGATCATCCTGACCAACCCCGTCGACGACGTCGAGGTGGAGCTCGGCGGACGCTGCACCGTCGTCGAGGCCGGCGCCGAGATCCGCAGGCAGGTCGACGACCTCTACCGGATCTCCTGA
- a CDS encoding LysR family transcriptional regulator: MDAELRHLRALVAVVDHGTFTDAAIELKLSQASVSRSVAALENVLGVRLLDRSSRHVALTPAGERALAHARRAIADVSLFRRAAVGAGGELRVGYAWSALGRHTTDLQRRWAAEHPQLPLVLVQSNTPTAGLNEGTCELAVVRRSLADVRFATALIGTEARYAVVAADDRLARRRSVRLADFAARTVAVDSQTGTTTPDLWPADAAPAATRATHGVDEWLTLIAAGQAVGMTAEATVAQHPRPGVVYRRVRDAPPVSVWLAWWRNDPPARSEAFLRLARRAYQTA; encoded by the coding sequence ATGGATGCCGAGCTCCGCCATCTGCGTGCTCTGGTCGCCGTCGTCGACCACGGCACCTTCACCGATGCCGCGATCGAGCTGAAACTCTCGCAGGCGTCGGTGTCTCGCTCAGTCGCGGCGCTGGAGAACGTGCTCGGGGTACGCCTGCTGGACCGCTCGTCACGTCACGTCGCGCTCACCCCGGCCGGTGAGCGCGCTCTCGCGCACGCGCGCCGCGCCATCGCCGACGTCTCGCTGTTCCGGCGGGCCGCCGTCGGTGCCGGCGGTGAGCTGCGCGTCGGTTACGCCTGGTCGGCGCTCGGCCGGCACACCACGGACCTGCAACGCAGGTGGGCGGCCGAGCACCCTCAGCTGCCCCTGGTGCTGGTGCAGTCCAACACGCCGACCGCCGGGCTCAACGAGGGCACCTGCGAGCTGGCGGTCGTCCGTCGGTCCCTCGCCGACGTCCGTTTCGCCACCGCCCTGATCGGAACGGAGGCCCGCTACGCCGTGGTCGCCGCCGACGATCGGCTGGCCCGGCGCCGGTCGGTGCGCCTGGCCGACTTCGCCGCCCGCACCGTCGCCGTCGACAGCCAGACGGGGACGACCACCCCGGACCTGTGGCCCGCGGACGCCGCACCCGCCGCCACCCGGGCCACCCACGGCGTCGACGAATGGCTCACCCTCATCGCGGCCGGGCAGGCGGTCGGCATGACCGCCGAGGCCACCGTCGCGCAGCATCCGCGGCCCGGTGTCGTCTACCGGCGCGTCCGCGACGCACCGCCGGTCTCGGTGTGGCTGGCCTGGTGGAGGAACGATCCGCCCGCCCGCTCCGAGGCGTTCCTGCGCCTGGCACGCCGGGCCTACCAGACCGCGTAG